Genomic segment of Mastomys coucha isolate ucsf_1 unplaced genomic scaffold, UCSF_Mcou_1 pScaffold23, whole genome shotgun sequence:
tttctactgggtctctagagtaagcctcgctcaaccagaacacggACTGCTTTTCACCATCCaacagaggaggaaagggtttatttcacttacaggtatatatgcataacatatacacacatatatacatgtatgtattatacacacataacacacacacacacaaaacagttcatcatcaaaagttatgaaggcaggaactcaagcagggcaggaacctggaagcaggagctgatgcagaggtcatggaggggtgctgctgactggcttgctccccatggcttgctctgcctgctttttttttttaaagatttatttattttgtgtatatgagtacactgtagcagtcttcagacgcaccagaagagggcattgggtcccattacagatggttgtgagccaccatgtggatgctggaatttgaactcagaaactctggaagagcagtcagtgctcttaactgctgagccatctctccagccctcagctggGGACCACCACCCCAGGGTTGGCCCCTCTCAAAATGGGCcaggccctccctcatcaatcactaattaagaaaatgctctacaggcttacCCAAACCAGCTCTTATGGAAAccttttctcaactgaggttccctcctctctgccagCTTGTATCAGTTAACAGAAAGCTAGCCAGGACACTGGGTGTGGTGAagcatgcttgtaattctagcactggggcgGCTGGCACAAGGAGGATtcttggagcttgctggctggTATCCAGCCAACTGGGAGACCAAGGTGGATGGCTCATGCAGAGCAACATCCAAGACTGAcccctggccttcacacacacacacacacacacacacacacacacacaaacacgcacatacacacatcctcaAAGCAGAAAGAGGACGCTGAGAAACAAAGGCTTTTCTGGGAGTGACAAGCAACCCTTGCAACCGTTGCAACCTGAAATATTTGGATTTTCACAAGAATGagtctctgggctggagagatggctctgctgggagcactgactgatcttccagaggtcctgagttcaattcccagcaaccacatggtggctcacaactatatgtagtaggatctgatgccctcttctggtgtgtctgaagacagctacggtgtactcacatacatgaaataaacaaataatttaaaaaaaaaaaaaaaaagaatgataatcccagcacttgggaggcagaggcaggcagatttctgagttcaagtccagcctggtctaaagagtgagttccaggatagccagggctacacagagaaaccctgtctcaaaacaccaaaaaactaaaaacaaacaaacaaacagaatgagTCTCAAACTTCATCAAATGTCAGATACAATACGCGTTTAAACACAGGTTGCAGTTGAGCTTGGGGGTAAGACCCCTGTAATCCAGCATTGGGGAAGGAAGATGAAGCCAGAAAGACTAAGACTCCAAAGCCAGCTTTCAGAAACACGTCAAGTGTGAGGACAGACAAGATTCCATgcgaccttgtctcaaaacaaaataaactgcaTAGCTCTCTGGACCCTGCTCTCAGAACCTGCCTCAGCAGGTCCTGGGGAGGAGCCTCAGGAGCTCACACTTCCACCAAGTTGTCCGAAGCAGTGCCGCTTTTCCAGAGACCTGCAGGAGCAATTCAGAAACAGCAGATGCAGGGCTAGGGGATAGTCCAATTGGAAGAGCACTTATTTGGCATGCGCAAAACCCAGGCTTTGGTCCCTAGTGTGGGAGTGGGGCAGCTATAGCGGTAAGCGCACAAAATGGCTTCTGCCGCATTTACAAGATGCTTCCtacacagagaaggggaagcagtGCCTCTGGAAGTCAGAGGGAGAGGGCTTGTGGTCTTCAAGAGTCTGGATTCAAGAACATGGGAAGTTTGAAGTTGGAGTGCTAGAATTTGGAAGGCAGGGAAGGCCACTCCTTGGTGAGcgagcaagatggctcagcaagtggaTAGATGCTTGCTGTTGAGACTgacttgaattcaattcctgATATGGTGAAAGGGGAGAATCTattcctcaagttgtcctctgccacCACCCGCCCCTGCCGTCACACATAAATAAAcgaaaggaaaaaggaagtggAGGTAGAGCAATGGATGAGCTGGGTCCATTCATGGATTCCTTCTTTCAGGCACACGCCCAAGCTTGGCATTCTTACAACGACACGTGGCGCAGCAAGCAGCAAGGTGAGCTGGGACCCTCAGGCTCAGACCCTTACCCAGAAGAGCCCTGCCTCTCCCTACCCTGATTTCCTTCCTTTAAGGCCTAGTGGGGATCTCACTGAATTGTGACTGGGGGGAACCTGTGGACATCAACAACCCCGACGATATTGAGGCTGCTGAGCGATACATACAGTTCTGTCTCGGTTGGTTTGCCAATCCTATTTATGCTGGTGACTACCCTCAAGTCATGAAGGATCAAATTGGTGAGCTGAGTCATGTTTTTGTGTTTGAAACTTCTTTtggcatgtgtgttcatgtatgtgcagatATGTGTTcaggtgtgcatacacatgtatgcagtatgcatgcatatacatgtgaaaatcagaggacaatcttcTTAGCTGATCCTCAGTCATCaaccaccttgttttttgagacagggtctctcactgggacggAGCTTGCCCAGTAGGCAGAGCTAACTGGCCAGTGAGCTATAggaatccacctgactctgcctttcTAGTGCTGGAGttcaagcatgtaccaccatgctcagctttaaaaaaaagaaaaaagaaaagaaaagaaaaaagagccaggcagtggtggcgcacacctttaatcccagcacttgggaggcagaggcaggcagatttctgagttcaaggccagcctggtctacagagtgagttccaggacagccagggctacacagagaaaccctgtctcgaaaaaccaaaaagaaaaaggaaaacagacagcAGCTAGGACTTGGGAGAGGAGAGCCTTCACTCACTGCAGACAGCAGTaaaaactggtacagccactaaAACAACTTtcctcaaaaacaagacaaaatttaaaaacaactaaaaatagggccagagagatggcactTGCTACCCAAACTTGATGACCTAAAATGGATTCCATTCCCCAGGAcctacaaggtggaaggagagaacagatccCTTCGGCTGTCTTCTGACTTACACCCCCCGCCCCACCAGCCATAGCATCCCCCAAATGTAAATAAGAACTACCAAATGCCTAGCTGTATATCATTGTTAGGCCAGGCAACAAAAACACATTACAGACACACTTAGATACTGATATTTATTGCTGccatattcataatagccagaagatgggaCCAACCTAGAGActcatcaacagatgaataatggaaatgtgatatatatacacattggaATTTTATTTGGCCATCAAAAAGAGAAGTCATGACTCTTGTAGTtaatataagtcaaaataaaagataaacatGCGTGTTTTTTCTCAaaggaatttaattttttttactttttatttttttaaagaattatttatttattttatgtatataagtacactgtagttgtcttcagacacaccagaatagggcatccaatcccattacagatggttgtgagccgccacgtggttgctgggaactgaactcaggacctctggaagagcagtcagtgctcttaacctctgagccatctctccagctcagaataatttaaaattaagtggTGAGTGTTTACATATGTTTAGGGGGGATACTTCAagaacaacagagaaagagaccttccccccacctcctctctcttttcttatgttttttcaagacagagttcctctgtaaatagccctgcctgtcctggaactccctttgtagaccaccaggctagcctcaattcacaaagatccacctgtctctgcctcctgagcactgggattaaaagtgtgcaccatcacacccaccaAGGGAGGGAGAGCTCTTAAATGAGCaggaagggagagtgagagagagagggtacTAGAGGAGGGGACTGACTGAGAAAGAGGACAAATAAGGCAAGAGAACATAACACGTACGTAAGCATGTATGGAAGAGCCATCACAAATCCCATTGCtaacttaatcccagcacttgggaggcagaggcaggtggatttctgagttcaaggccagcctggtctacagagtgagttccaggacagccaaaagctacacagagaaaccctgtctcggaaaaaaaaaaaaaaaaaaaaacccaaaaacaaacaaacaaaacaacaacaacaacaaaaaaaaaacaaaaaaaatttcaaaccTTCAGTGTGACTCGATTTAGTCATATTTAGTAAATGCGTCTGGCAGTAAAAGGAGCAGTGcccagtattttttcttttactttctctctttttttttagagacaagctttttttttttaaagatagttttcttatctattttatacatttatttatttgtttttttttttagatttattttttatttattttatgtgtatgagtacactgtagctgtacagatggctgtgaaccatcatgtgtgtgactgctgttgaactcaggacctctgcggccccactcactccggccccacttgctccagtatAATTccctgcagctgtcttcagacgcaccagaaaagggtgtccgatctcattacgggtggttgtgagccatcatgtggttgcttggatttgaacttaggacctttggaagagcagtcagtgctcttaaacactgagccatctctccagcccaaagatttgttttatttattttatgtatataagtacactgtagctgtcttcagacacaccagagggcatcagatcccattacagatggttgtgagccaccatgtggttgttgggaattgaactcatgacctctggaagagcactcagtgctcttaaccactgagccatctctctagcccacctCTCCACAGCCTGCCCCTCCCCTGAAAATGATCTTGTTGTCCTATTAGATCACTGCTTGTTTGGCAGAGTATGTAGCTGATATCATCATTCATTGTCCTGCATCTTTTATTCTGTAAACATATGTCTAGGCCGTCTTTCCATCCTGGCATAGAAAGGGTTGCCTTGTTTTTTCTAATAGCTGCACACCATGGTACTCATGGTCATTCAACTATAAttattgttattcttattttAGGAGAAGTTCCAGTGttatatttactttgtgtgtatgaatgtttcgTTTTTATGTATCTTTGTATACTACATGCATGCATAATATCCAAGgggactagaagagggcattggatccgctggaactggagttacagatgtctgtgagccaccatgcggttgctgggaactggacctaggtcctctagCAATAAGtactcttagccgctgagccatctctctagctcctattGTTAGTACTGTGGTGCTGGTGATcagacccagggcctcatgcatgctccATCCTCAGTTTTTCACCATTTCTTTAGCCATCCCCTTGGCAATCTAATGTAAGTTGTTTCCAACCTTTTGCTACTCAATTTACAATGAAGACACCTGAATGTAGAGCCTTTTCCACAAAGTACTAGATAAAGAGGTTTGGAGCCTGTCAGTTAAAAAGTGTagtccagccgggcggtggtggcgcacacctttaatcccagcacttgggaggcagaggcaggcagatttctgagttcgaggccagactggtctacagagtgagttccaggacagccagggctacacggagaaaccctgtctcgggggaaaaaaaaaaaaaaaagtgtagttCAGGTAGAGGGCAAAATTGCCAGAGTAGAACTTGTCATAGCTTACACTCTCAGCAATGTATGAACATACCTGTGACTCTCCCTGCCATTGATGGCCTTCCAGTTTTCTTCTTGACAGAGTCCACAGGCCATTTTTCAGTGTGAGGAACAGTATAACCCTACTTTCCCCCAGGAAGCTAAGGAGCTACCCATATACCACTCACTGAACGACGAATGAAAATATCTCATTCTCTGGATGCTAGTGGTCCAGGGCTCTGTACGTGCCTGCCAAGTTCTCTACTACTAAGCCACATTCCTAGACACGAACAGTAAGCTATCtgagtttagaaaaaaatttaaatagaggctggagagttagctgagcagttaagaacaccCAATGCCCTTCCAGAGGaacagggttcagttcccagcattcagatatggcagttcacaactgcctgttaactccagctcctggggaccCAGCCcccacttctgacctctgcaggcactgcactcatgcggatgcatacacaaatatatacatgtgtagtcctggaactcaatttgtagtccaggctggccttgaatttacagagatccacctgcttctgcctcctgagtgttgggattaaaggtatgtgccacaatgcctggctcataagataaatctttaaaaattaaattctttagATAGTGTTGAAATATCACaatttctgggggctggagagatggctcagtggttaagagcactgactgctcttctgaaggtcctgagttcaaaNNNNNNNNNNNNNNNNNNNNNNNNNNNNNNNNNNNNNNNNNNNNNNNNNNNNNNNNNNNNNNNNNNNNNNNNNNNNNNNNNNNNNNNNNNNNNNNNNNNNNNNNNNNNNNNNNNNNNNNNNNNNNNNNNNNNNNNNNNNNNNNNNNNNNNNNNNNNNNNNNNNNNNNNNNNNNNNNNNNNNNNNNNNNNNNNNNNNNNNNNNNNNNNNNNNNNNNNNNNNNNNNNNNNNNNNNNNNNNNNNNNNNNNNNNNNNNNNNNNNNNNNNNNNNNNNNNNNNNNNNNNNNNNNNNNNNNNNNNNNNNNNNNNNNNNNNNNNNNNNNNNNNNNNNNNNNNNNNNNNNNNNNNNNNNNNNNNNNNNNNNNNNNNNNNNNNNNNNNNNNNNNNNNNNNNNNNNNNNNNNNNNNNNNNNNNNNNNNNNNNNNNNNNNNNNNNNNNNNNNNNNNNNNNNNNNNNNNNNNNNNNNNNNNNNNNNNNNNNNNNNNNNNNNNNNNNNNNNNNNNNNNNNNNNNNNNNNNNNNNNNNNNNNNNNNNNNNNNNNNNNNNNNNNNNNTCACtatggcgtaatacactgtagcagtaagtgctcttaactgctgggccattgCTCCAGCTTATACAAcaccatctctttttttctttttagatttatttatttatttaatgtatatgaatacactgtagttgtcttcagacacaccagaagagggcatcagatcatattgcagatggttgtaagccaccatgtggttgctgggaattgaactcaggacctttgaaagagcagtcagtgctcttaaccactgagccacctcaccagcccctacaCCACCATTTCAGCAGCACTGTGGGACACAGCAAAGTGACTGTAAGAAATGACTTAAGATTTGGTTAAATTCTCATGTTCTCTCCTGTCAGGAGCAAAGAGTGCCGAGCAAGGCTTGGAGATGTCGAGGTTGCCCACGTTCTCCCTGCAGGAGAAGAGCTACCTTAAAGGCACATCTGACTTCCTGGGACTGGGCCATTTTACCACTCGATACATCACTCAAAGGAAGTATCCCTCCCACCAGGGGCCCAGCTACCAGAATGACCGCAACTTAGTGGAGCTTGTGGACCCCAACTGGCCAGAAATGGGGTCTCCATGGCTGTATTCTGTGCCGTGGGGGTTCAGGAGGCTTCTCAACTTTGCCCAGGTACTACCTCATCAAGTCAAGTAAGACCTTCAGCAGACCTGAGTTTAGTCTCTCCGTGACACTCAGGTGACTACATATGAAAACTGATAAAGCTTAGGTATAGAGGCACAAGACGGCAAGCCCAGCCCTGGCAGGTTGGCTGCAGCAAGATCAAGAATTCagtacttgcttctttttttttttggatttttttttttttctgagacagggtttctctgtgtagtcctggctgtcctgggactcactctgtagaccagacaggcctcaaactcagaaatccacctgcctctgcctcccaagtgctgggattaaaggcgtgcaccaccaataGACCTCAGCCCCCTGCACCTTCACTGTTACTAAAGTGGGCCTTGCAGATTGATACTTACGTAAACTACCTCCAATGACAGCTGACAAACTGAcacttaatctttctttttttttagtatatatttatttttattttatatatatgaccATTTGCCTGACTATATGTATGTGCAGCATAAGGGTGGCTGGTACCCGAGGGGATTCGAAGAGgggaatcccctggaactagttacagatggttgtgagttgccatgtttGTTGGGAACCGGAAAGCAGCAAGGGCTCTTGACCAGTCATCTCCACAGCCCCTCAGTCTAAAGTTCTAAGTTTACCCTCAGACAACTTCGCACATGTATGTGATGTACTTTGATCACATCTACTTCCCATTATCTGTCCTCCCACTCCTGCCTAACCCCCTTCTTCCCAACAACTGCAcctcctactttcatgtctttgtgtgtctgtgtgcgtggcCCACTGCGGTTAGCTGGGGTTGCTTATTAGCACATTGCGAGAGGTTATTTACGGCGACAGCTAAGTACTGGGTACACCAGTAAAGAAAATGGCTGCTCCTCTTTCAGGAATATTTAGTTGCTTTAAGGCCCATCTAATTTGAAAGGGAATTCGTGGGAAAGAGGAAGACCTGGAGGGCATTTTCCCCAGACAAGGCCCCTTCAATAAGGACTAGTCTTCCACATCAGTTCACTGGCCTACATTCACATCTCAATCAGCATGTTACCTGACACCTACTAAGTGTGACACCTAAGAGCTAACGTGCACGTCATTAGAATATGGCAGCCATGTAAGTCAGGTGCTCGGTGTTTATTCTCGGCTCACTTTCAGACTCAGTACGGTGATCCTCCCATATATGTGACAGAAAGTGGAGCTCCCCAAAAGTTACACTGCACTCAGTTCTGCGATGAGTGGAGAATTCAGTACCTCAAAGGATACATCAATGAAATGTTAAAAGGTGAGATAAAACTAGATTTGTTTCACGTTTTTCTAATTTAGACAAAATTCAATCCATCATCGACCATCAACTAAAACCTGCTTCTAAATCTCATAGAAACAACTTAATACTATTTATACTTCTAAACAATGGAACATATTAAGAATGGAGTCATTTGTCTTCACAGCTATAAAAGATGGCGTGGATATAAAAGGGTATACTTCCTGGTCTCTGTTGGATAAGTTTGAATGGGAGAAAGGCTATGCAGATAAATATGGATTCTACTATGTTGAATTCAGTATGAGAAACAAGCCTCGATATCCCAAGGCTTCTGTCCAGTATTACAAGGAGATTATCACAGCCAATGGGTTTCCAAGCCCACAAGAGGTAGGATGGCTAACTTACCCATGACATTTGTTCTGTTCTTCAACTAAAGATTAAGATGAACCATACTTCTTTCAAGGAAGGGGTGGGGAATATGGCACCATCCCCCCCCATGACCTCTGCTTAGGATGGCTAAACACACCTCAAAATCCAGTCCCTTCCAGACAGGGCATCAGGGTGACTAGGGTCCTGTCTGAGCTAGGTCCTAATGGACCAAATCAGTGAAGCTGTTAATGATTTTCTGTGCTGTTGCAGCCAGGGATTGTCCAGGGCTTTACATCTGACAGACAAGGCTTCCACCACTGAGCACCAGCTCCAAATGTTGCCTTCCCCTACCTATCCCTGTGGGGGTTTATTCACATCTAGAACACATTCAAGCAATAAGACTAGAAAAGATGAATTAAATGGCAATTCTGATGAATTAAAAATGTTACcctgagctggacagtggtggcgcacgcctttaatcccagcacttgggaggcagaggcaggcggatttctgagttcaaggccagcctggtctacagagtgagttccaggacagccagggctacacagagaaaccctgtctcaaaaaaaaaggactaTATCTTTCCCCACCATAatgcgtatatgtatgtatgtatgtatgtatatatatatatatatatatatatatatatatatatatatatatctttccccaccataatgtatatatatgatataataatatctataatacatatatacacactgccTCCAAGGCAAGATTAAACAGAAACAAACTTTaagctccccccaaccccacccacagatagggtttctctatgcagctctggatgtcctgtaactctgtagatcagtttagtctcaaactctgagattcgactgcctctgcctccagagtgctgggatcaaaggcatgcaccatcactgcctggctaaacttttaagcttttaaaacCTACCAAATGGGGTGTCTTGTTGCTCTTGTTTAGTTCTCAGCATTATAGCcttcaactctagctccaggggatcctacaccctcttctggcctccaagggtacacACAGGTacatcataaaaacaaataaaacaaaacaaacaaaatcacatttCCCATCAGCTCTACTTGGTATATAACTGCATCTACAAACATCAACTATAAATTATGAttagattttaataaaaaaattacaaacaaatcCGACTGGCTTGCTAGAATTGGTTAGAGTGAGCTAAGTGGGCCTAGAAGTGAGGACAGCGGCCACAGCCCTCAGGTGTTCACTGTCAGTACTAGAAAGCAGTACATaaagctgggggtgtggctcgaGGCCTGCTTCAGCTACATAGCCAGTTTGTGGCCAATCAGGGCCACAATGTGATAGTCTCAAAACATTAATAACATCCAAACTGTGGGTAGACTTAAAAACGTGTTTGTCTTGATGAGACTGACAAGCTGGTAAAGGCTTTGGCCAAGTCTGCTGACACAAATGCATTGAAATTTTGTAAAAAAGTACCTTGTTTAttctaaaaacaattttaagcATAGGAAAATAGCAAGGCGAACTTACTTATCACGTGGGTTTTTATTAGGTGGAAAGTTGGCGTCTCAAAGCCTTGGAAACTTGCTCCATCAACAACCAGATACTTGCCACAGGTGAGGATTCTTATCTTTGATAACTATGTAATATTACATATGATGGCATTAGCAAGAGTCTCAAAATGGATCTTACTTAAAATCAGTATTCCCAACCGTTTATAActaaaaatgtctttttcctAAATGTTAATTTCTGTCTtacaagcatttttaaaaatttatttttttgggtAGTAGGACTAATAATAGAAGGCAGGTTTTTGTACATACCAAGTAAGCTAAACTCCCAGCCTATACAGCATTCTAAATTATCTGTCTGTacgtccatctatccatccagaTTGAGCCCAGACTAACATGGACTAAAGACTctacctcaaacaaacaacaaacaacaaacaacattATGTAAGCAAAAGCATGTAAACACCAGGGAAATGAGAGAGGATAGGAtagctatcgtgtgtgtgtgtgtgtgtgtgtgtgtgtgtgtgtgtgtgtcttgcacTCGGGCACAGGTGActttgtgtggaggccagaagacaacctagTGTAATACTCAGAAACTTGAACCACCTCTGTGGAGAACAAGTCTCtaactggcctggagctcatcacTTAgtctagactggctagccagcgaGTTCTGGGCTTTTCCTGTCTAGTCCCCTGACCCTGGGTTATGAGTACATTGCATCTCgcca
This window contains:
- the Lctl gene encoding lactase-like protein, translated to MKPVWVIILGWILLVPRVGTAGRGPPEEASFFYGTFPPGFSWGVGSSAYQTEGAWDQDGKGPSIWDAFTHGRKGQVLGDDTADAACDSYYKVQEDIALLKELQVSHYRFSLSWPRLLPTGVRAEQVNKRGIKFYSDFIDALLKSNITPIVTLHHWDLPQMLQVTYGGWQNVSMTRYFRDYADLCFEVFGDRVKHWLTFSDPRTMVEKGYETGLHAPGLRLQGTGLYMAAHHIIKAHAQAWHSYNDTWRSKQQGLVGISLNCDWGEPVDINNPDDIEAAERYIQFCLGWFANPIYAGDYPQVMKDQIGAKSAEQGLEMSRLPTFSLQEKSYLKGTSDFLGLGHFTTRYITQRKYPSHQGPSYQNDRNLVELVDPNWPEMGSPWLYSVPWGFRRLLNFAQTQYGDPPIYVTESGAPQKLHCTQFCDEWRIQYLKGYINEMLKAIKDGVDIKGYTSWSLLDKFEWEKGYADKYGFYYVEFSMRNKPRYPKASVQYYKEIITANGFPSPQEVESWRLKALETCSINNQILATEPLLRHMHVASEIVVPTVCALSILIAALLLTLLLRSRS